From a single Collimonas pratensis genomic region:
- a CDS encoding sugar ABC transporter ATP-binding protein — protein MVEFSPPADTLESILSLSNVTKRFPGVLALDRVSFDLKKGEVHAICGENGAGKSTLMKIISGVYRADQGAIIYKGSECRFESSTEAQIAGIAIIHQELNLVPHLSVAENIFLAREPKKGLFVDRKKMNANAQICLDRLKVNIKPADLVKSLSIAQQQMVEIAKALSLNAEVLIMDEPTSSLTETETGQLFNIINDLKRNGVGIVYISHRLDELRHIVDRVTVMRDGKFVSTDNFSEITIDKIVSKMVGRALEDAFPERKSTPTEKTLLTVRNLSRQDDFGPIDFALRQGEILGFAGLIGAGRTEVARAIFGADPVSSGQIYLGETELKITCPVDAIKHGIAYLSEDRKSHGLAINMSLASNITLTNMPAVTDRFGFIKFGQEETAAQTYIDALGIKTPSTQKIVKNLSGGNQQKIVIAKWLFRGSRILFFDEPTRGIDVGAKFAIYQLLDELAAKGIGVVMISSELPEILGMTDRVAVFHEGKIAVILNTRETSQEEIMHHASGRNTGNS, from the coding sequence ATGGTCGAGTTCTCACCGCCTGCAGATACTCTGGAAAGTATTCTTTCCCTGAGCAATGTGACTAAACGCTTTCCCGGTGTACTAGCCTTGGATCGCGTCAGTTTCGATCTCAAAAAAGGGGAGGTTCACGCCATCTGCGGAGAAAATGGTGCAGGTAAATCGACGCTGATGAAAATAATCAGCGGCGTATATCGGGCGGATCAAGGGGCTATCATTTACAAGGGTAGCGAGTGCCGTTTTGAATCCAGCACAGAAGCCCAGATCGCCGGTATTGCGATCATTCATCAGGAACTGAACCTGGTTCCACATTTGTCTGTTGCCGAAAACATTTTCCTGGCGCGTGAGCCGAAGAAGGGGCTGTTCGTCGACCGGAAGAAGATGAATGCAAACGCGCAGATATGCCTTGACCGCTTGAAGGTAAACATCAAGCCAGCCGATCTCGTCAAATCTCTTTCGATCGCCCAGCAACAGATGGTGGAGATCGCCAAGGCGTTATCCTTGAATGCCGAGGTGCTGATCATGGATGAACCCACCTCATCCCTGACTGAAACAGAAACCGGGCAACTATTCAACATCATCAATGATTTAAAGCGCAACGGCGTAGGCATTGTTTATATTTCGCATCGTTTAGACGAACTGCGGCACATCGTCGATCGCGTGACTGTCATGCGAGATGGAAAATTCGTCAGCACAGACAATTTCAGCGAAATCACGATCGATAAAATTGTTTCGAAGATGGTTGGCCGGGCACTTGAAGATGCCTTTCCGGAGCGGAAGTCCACTCCTACAGAAAAGACGCTGCTAACCGTACGTAATCTGTCAAGGCAAGATGATTTCGGCCCGATCGATTTCGCGCTGCGCCAAGGGGAGATTCTTGGCTTTGCGGGATTGATTGGGGCGGGCAGAACGGAGGTCGCACGCGCCATTTTTGGTGCGGATCCTGTTTCTTCTGGCCAGATTTATCTGGGTGAAACCGAACTGAAAATCACATGTCCCGTTGACGCCATCAAGCACGGCATCGCCTATCTTTCGGAAGATCGGAAAAGTCATGGTCTTGCGATCAACATGTCTTTGGCAAGCAACATCACTTTAACCAATATGCCTGCTGTCACGGACCGTTTCGGTTTCATCAAGTTTGGACAAGAAGAAACGGCCGCACAGACATACATAGACGCCCTCGGAATCAAGACGCCATCCACGCAGAAGATCGTGAAAAACCTTTCGGGCGGCAATCAGCAAAAGATCGTAATCGCCAAGTGGCTGTTTCGCGGGTCACGAATACTTTTTTTTGACGAACCAACGCGCGGTATTGATGTCGGCGCGAAATTTGCGATTTATCAATTGCTCGATGAGCTTGCTGCAAAAGGCATCGGCGTCGTCATGATTAGTTCAGAGCTTCCGGAAATTCTGGGAATGACTGATCGCGTTGCTGTTTTTCATGAAGGAAAAATTGCTGTAATCCTTAACACGCGAGAAACATCTCAGGAAGAAATCATGCACCATGCCTCCGGCAGAAATACTGGAAACAGTTAA
- a CDS encoding ABC transporter permease, whose translation MNDKQKDLIQKFAALGSLVVLGLVFSLTSDAFFTLNNGMSVALQVTSIAILGIGATCVIITGGIDLSVGSVLALAGVIAAMVVKAGMPVPVGMLCGLAVGAVCGGLNGLCITQLKLPPFIATLGMMLVARGVALQVTGARPVSGLPEEFGTLGNGTLFRIVKETTGPFPDVVFPGIPYPVILMVVIAIVISIMLSRTQFGRHIYAVGSNAEAARLSGVKVARVTLWTYVISGTLAGLTGCVLMSRLVTAQPNEGVMYELDAIASAVIGGTSLIGGIGTISGTAIGSFVIGILRNGLNMNGVSSFVQQIIIGLVILLTVWIDQMRNRR comes from the coding sequence ATGAATGACAAGCAAAAAGACTTGATACAAAAATTCGCTGCGCTCGGCAGCCTGGTGGTTCTGGGACTGGTATTTTCACTGACGAGCGATGCATTTTTTACGTTGAACAATGGCATGAGTGTGGCATTACAGGTTACCTCTATCGCCATTTTGGGAATAGGCGCGACCTGCGTGATCATTACCGGAGGTATTGATTTGAGCGTCGGCTCTGTGCTCGCATTGGCTGGGGTCATTGCAGCGATGGTTGTCAAGGCGGGAATGCCAGTGCCGGTCGGGATGCTCTGTGGCCTTGCGGTAGGTGCTGTATGTGGGGGGCTCAACGGTTTGTGCATTACGCAGTTGAAACTGCCGCCATTTATTGCGACCCTCGGCATGATGCTGGTGGCACGAGGCGTAGCGCTGCAGGTCACCGGCGCCCGCCCGGTATCCGGGCTCCCGGAAGAATTTGGCACGCTGGGTAACGGCACGCTGTTTCGTATTGTGAAGGAAACCACTGGTCCGTTTCCCGACGTAGTATTTCCTGGTATCCCCTATCCGGTCATCCTGATGGTAGTGATAGCGATTGTCATTTCCATCATGTTGAGCCGCACCCAATTCGGGCGGCATATCTATGCGGTTGGCTCAAATGCTGAGGCGGCTCGATTGTCAGGTGTAAAGGTCGCACGCGTCACGCTTTGGACTTACGTCATTTCAGGAACCCTGGCGGGCCTTACCGGCTGCGTACTCATGTCGCGTCTTGTGACGGCACAACCGAATGAAGGTGTCATGTATGAACTCGATGCGATCGCGAGTGCGGTGATTGGCGGTACATCATTGATCGGTGGCATCGGCACGATTTCGGGTACAGCCATCGGCTCCTTCGTGATCGGCATTCTGCGTAACGGTCTCAATATGAACGGTGTATCCAGTTTCGTTCAGCAAATCATTATCGGCTTGGTCATCCTGCTGACGGTATGGATTGATCAGATGCGTAACCGCCGTTGA
- a CDS encoding ABC transporter substrate-binding protein, translated as MKKFSLGMLAATVAFSMSTSTAFAAGGEIAVIVKTSSSNFWQNVQKGSLASIKEAKGYTLSFQGPASESAVADQVNMVENAVNRKVAGIVLAPSDENALIPAIKKAWEAKIPVVLIDSKISDSGKQYYQSFLATDNEAAGALCAKELISKVGNTGKIAIMSYVAGAGSEIGRVGGFTKYIQANSKLKIVGPFYSQSQMANALNQTTDVLAANPDLVGIFGANEPTAIGMARAITQAGKAGKVTAVGFDGNQDEQGFVKDGTLYAIAVQGSYQMGSLGVKTLIGVIEGKSTPKFVNTGVVIVNKKNIDQPEAQNVLY; from the coding sequence GTGAAGAAATTTTCTTTGGGCATGTTGGCTGCCACCGTGGCGTTTTCTATGAGTACGAGCACAGCTTTCGCGGCAGGCGGTGAAATTGCAGTGATTGTGAAAACCTCGAGTTCAAACTTCTGGCAGAACGTTCAAAAGGGTAGCTTGGCATCAATTAAGGAGGCGAAAGGCTATACGCTGTCCTTTCAAGGGCCTGCATCTGAGTCTGCCGTGGCAGATCAGGTCAATATGGTTGAGAACGCGGTCAACCGGAAAGTGGCGGGGATAGTGTTAGCGCCATCTGACGAAAATGCATTGATTCCGGCAATCAAGAAGGCGTGGGAAGCCAAGATTCCGGTAGTTCTGATCGACTCAAAAATATCCGACTCGGGCAAACAGTATTACCAGTCGTTCCTTGCAACGGACAACGAGGCTGCCGGTGCGCTTTGCGCAAAGGAACTGATCTCCAAAGTGGGCAATACCGGAAAGATCGCGATCATGTCGTATGTCGCAGGGGCAGGATCCGAAATTGGACGCGTCGGGGGCTTTACTAAATACATTCAAGCCAATTCAAAATTGAAGATCGTAGGTCCTTTCTACTCGCAATCGCAGATGGCGAACGCGTTGAACCAGACCACTGACGTACTTGCTGCGAATCCGGATCTGGTGGGCATTTTTGGCGCCAATGAGCCGACAGCGATCGGGATGGCGCGCGCTATTACTCAAGCCGGAAAAGCTGGCAAGGTGACGGCGGTTGGCTTTGATGGCAATCAAGATGAACAAGGTTTCGTTAAGGATGGCACGCTGTATGCGATTGCTGTGCAGGGGTCATATCAAATGGGCTCTCTTGGCGTAAAAACGCTGATCGGCGTCATCGAAGGAAAATCGACACCGAAATTCGTGAACACCGGTGTTGTCATTGTCAATAAAAAGAATATTGATCAGCCTGAAGCTCAAAACGTTTTGTATTAA
- a CDS encoding zinc-binding alcohol dehydrogenase family protein codes for MKSLICERPGVLRMEQRPMPVRNPGDVLIRVKRVGICGTDMHIYRGTQPYLDYPRVMGHELAGEVVEAPAASGLSTGDTVYVMPYMACGACVACRKGKTNCCTNIQVLGVHRDGGLAEYTSIPSQFVFKAEGISLDDAAMIEFLAIGAHAVRRAAIQPGQNALVVGAGPIGIAVALFARLRGAKVCMLDTRADRLQFCREILQIPSTIEVGENDKLQLAEFTQQDFFDVVFDATGNAKAMERGFEFVAHGGTYVFVSIVGGNISFSDPEFHKREIALLGSRNATTEDFEEVLAAMRAGLVPTRSLNTHRTTLDELPAIFSLWMEPSAGVIKAIVDC; via the coding sequence ATGAAAAGCCTTATCTGTGAAAGACCAGGAGTCCTTCGTATGGAGCAGAGGCCGATGCCCGTACGAAATCCTGGCGACGTATTGATCCGTGTCAAGCGTGTCGGAATCTGCGGAACCGACATGCATATCTATCGTGGCACTCAACCTTATCTTGACTACCCTAGAGTCATGGGACATGAACTGGCGGGCGAGGTGGTTGAAGCGCCTGCCGCATCGGGCTTATCGACAGGCGATACAGTGTATGTCATGCCATATATGGCATGCGGCGCATGTGTGGCGTGTAGGAAAGGAAAAACCAACTGCTGCACAAATATTCAAGTGCTGGGTGTGCACCGTGACGGCGGTCTGGCCGAATATACGTCTATCCCGTCGCAATTTGTATTTAAGGCAGAAGGCATCTCGCTTGACGACGCGGCAATGATCGAATTTCTCGCCATCGGTGCACATGCAGTTCGTCGTGCGGCGATACAACCTGGACAGAATGCTCTAGTGGTAGGGGCGGGACCGATCGGTATCGCCGTGGCATTGTTTGCCCGATTGCGAGGAGCGAAGGTTTGCATGCTCGATACGCGCGCAGACCGCCTCCAATTCTGTCGTGAAATATTGCAAATTCCGTCCACTATTGAAGTCGGCGAAAACGACAAGCTGCAATTGGCAGAGTTTACCCAACAAGATTTTTTTGACGTGGTGTTTGATGCTACCGGCAATGCAAAAGCGATGGAGCGCGGATTTGAATTTGTCGCACATGGTGGAACTTATGTTTTTGTTTCGATCGTGGGCGGCAACATCTCTTTTTCTGACCCCGAGTTTCATAAGCGCGAAATCGCTCTGCTTGGCAGCCGCAATGCGACCACGGAAGACTTCGAGGAAGTCTTGGCAGCAATGCGTGCAGGGTTGGTGCCGACTCGTTCGCTTAATACGCACCGCACCACGCTGGACGAGCTTCCTGCGATTTTTTCGCTGTGGATGGAGCCCTCCGCCGGAGTGATCAAAGCAATCGTCGACTGCTGA
- a CDS encoding D-mannonate oxidoreductase: protein MNPILQFGTSRFLQAHADLFVGEALDSGDALGCITIVQTSDSVESARRVAAFNRSEGFPVRIRGWQDGAAIDVEQRVTSVTEALQANRDWRLILKRVAGEVQVILSNTADQGYKLSDTDNVALLETDEVPVSFPAKLVVLLYARFKHNAAPITLFPCELVTRNGDFLRGLVTTLARQWNLSAGFLTYLEHECIWVNSLVDRIVSESIEPVGAVAEPYALWVIENQQKMTLPCRHPKMIVTDNLERYERLKLFLLNLGHSYLAEQWLLCARPANETVLQAMSDAYLSTQLEAVWEEEVLPVFVALGEESVARSYLTQVRERFLNPFLAHRLSDIAQNHVEKKKRRFEPVLTLANGLGLSIQQARLRTALAGDK, encoded by the coding sequence ATGAATCCAATACTACAATTTGGTACAAGCCGTTTCCTACAAGCCCATGCTGACTTGTTTGTCGGCGAGGCGCTAGACAGTGGTGATGCGCTCGGCTGTATTACTATCGTCCAGACCAGCGACAGCGTGGAGAGCGCACGACGAGTTGCCGCGTTCAACCGGTCGGAAGGATTTCCAGTGCGAATACGCGGATGGCAGGATGGCGCGGCGATCGATGTCGAGCAGCGTGTCACGTCAGTGACCGAGGCGCTGCAAGCGAATCGCGACTGGCGCCTAATTCTTAAGCGGGTTGCCGGCGAAGTGCAGGTCATTTTGTCAAATACTGCAGATCAAGGCTATAAGTTGTCCGACACGGACAATGTCGCCTTGCTCGAGACCGATGAGGTTCCGGTCAGCTTCCCGGCGAAGCTGGTCGTATTGCTGTACGCCCGTTTTAAACACAATGCAGCACCGATTACCCTGTTTCCATGCGAGTTGGTAACCCGCAACGGCGATTTCCTGCGAGGACTGGTCACCACGCTTGCGCGGCAATGGAATCTAAGTGCCGGATTTCTGACCTATCTTGAACATGAATGTATCTGGGTCAATTCCCTTGTGGACCGTATCGTATCGGAATCGATCGAGCCGGTCGGTGCAGTAGCGGAACCCTATGCTCTTTGGGTTATCGAGAATCAGCAGAAAATGACGTTGCCCTGCCGGCATCCGAAGATGATCGTCACCGACAATCTGGAACGTTATGAGCGGCTTAAGTTGTTTTTGCTGAACCTGGGGCACAGTTATCTTGCGGAGCAATGGCTGCTTTGCGCCCGTCCCGCCAATGAAACTGTCCTGCAGGCAATGTCCGATGCGTACCTGTCAACGCAACTGGAAGCCGTGTGGGAGGAGGAGGTGTTACCGGTATTCGTTGCGCTCGGCGAAGAATCCGTTGCGCGCAGCTATCTGACCCAGGTAAGGGAACGTTTTCTCAATCCCTTCCTCGCCCACCGTTTGTCCGATATTGCGCAGAACCATGTGGAAAAAAAGAAACGGCGCTTCGAGCCCGTGCTGACGCTGGCCAACGGACTTGGCCTGTCGATCCAGCAGGCGCGGCTGCGTACTGCCTTGGCCGGAGATAAATAA
- a CDS encoding GntR family transcriptional regulator: MSKPPTIFKRTTNLLLGFIAKNMVVGDLLPSEQYMTTVCQASRTVVRSAIAYLHTRRLINGLTERQLIRQPIAEDYFDVSELESGLERIQQVMMERVFQKDMQPGAEFSEVELAREAGTSTVSVREFLIGFSRFGLIEKKPRGGWRLCAFDPSFARELADMRQMFEIAAIEHLCSLPPSDPAYKELERLIAKHQRLVPKIKTRYGEFPALDREFHTFLIGLLNNRFAQGFYDIVSFVFHYHYQWDKSEEMERNSYALQEHLAILHAVAERNPGKALNCMRSHLDSSRSSLLKSIRARGQNPAQA; this comes from the coding sequence ATGTCAAAACCGCCCACAATATTCAAACGGACGACCAACCTGTTATTGGGGTTCATTGCCAAGAACATGGTTGTAGGGGACCTGCTGCCCTCAGAGCAGTATATGACAACCGTATGCCAGGCGAGCCGAACTGTGGTCCGCAGTGCAATTGCCTACCTGCACACCCGCCGATTGATCAACGGACTGACGGAACGCCAGTTGATCAGGCAGCCGATAGCCGAGGATTATTTCGATGTGTCGGAACTGGAGTCAGGCTTGGAACGCATCCAGCAAGTCATGATGGAACGAGTGTTCCAGAAGGACATGCAACCTGGAGCGGAGTTCTCGGAAGTGGAGCTGGCGCGCGAAGCTGGGACAAGTACAGTCAGCGTCAGGGAGTTCCTGATCGGCTTTTCCCGCTTTGGATTGATCGAGAAGAAACCCCGGGGCGGCTGGCGCCTGTGCGCATTCGATCCCTCGTTTGCCAGAGAGTTGGCGGATATGCGGCAGATGTTCGAAATTGCTGCGATCGAGCATCTCTGCAGCCTGCCGCCGTCCGATCCTGCGTACAAGGAACTCGAGCGCCTGATCGCCAAACATCAACGGCTGGTACCGAAAATCAAGACTCGTTATGGGGAGTTTCCAGCACTCGACCGCGAGTTTCACACATTCCTGATTGGCTTGCTGAACAATCGGTTCGCTCAAGGGTTTTACGATATTGTCTCCTTCGTCTTTCACTATCACTATCAGTGGGACAAAAGCGAGGAAATGGAGCGCAACAGTTATGCCTTGCAAGAACATCTGGCGATTCTTCACGCCGTCGCCGAACGCAATCCGGGAAAGGCCTTGAACTGCATGCGCAGCCATTTGGATTCCTCCCGCAGCTCACTGCTGAAATCAATCCGCGCTCGCGGACAGAATCCGGCGCAAGCCTAG
- a CDS encoding UxaA family hydrolase: protein MVTSSKPTRESSVLLMSAQDNCLIARSALHAGDVVPIDGEQVLLTQDIGLGHKLARRALMIGDKVLRYGAPIGSVTHPIAIGEHIHTHNLESDYIPTYTLSGEGHHFFER, encoded by the coding sequence ATGGTGACCTCATCCAAGCCTACGCGTGAATCGAGCGTATTGCTGATGTCTGCGCAGGACAATTGTCTTATTGCACGGTCAGCACTTCATGCCGGTGATGTAGTACCGATCGATGGCGAGCAAGTCTTGCTGACACAGGATATCGGACTTGGCCATAAGCTCGCCCGCCGGGCACTGATGATTGGTGACAAGGTGTTGCGATATGGGGCGCCTATTGGCAGCGTGACCCATCCAATTGCGATTGGCGAGCATATTCATACGCACAATCTGGAGAGCGACTACATTCCGACCTACACCCTGAGTGGTGAGGGCCATCATTTTTTTGAAAGATAA
- a CDS encoding UxaA family hydrolase, whose amino-acid sequence MNTTPISGYLRADGRKGIRNIVVVAYMVECAHHVARHVVNMFPNQPVHLIGFAGCFPNDYADQVMRRLVTHPNVGAVLIVSLGCEGFNKHGLADVAAASDRPVHTITIQENKGTRASVSSGVEWVQWALEHLARQPRVPMGLDELVVATICGGSDSTSGITANPAVGYAFDMLIDAGSACIFEETGELVGCEYHMKNRAVTPELGDMIVQTVAKAANYYSIMGHGSFSPGNADGGLTTQEEKSLGAYAKSGASSICGILKPGDQTPGGGLYLLDVVPDGEPRFGFPNISDNAEIVELISCGAHITLFTTGRGSVVGSAISPVIKVCANPQTYAQLSDDMDINAGRILTGEATIEEVGAEIVDLVRDVAIGQLSRSEGLGHQEFVLTYKRFEPSGPGCFPLRSI is encoded by the coding sequence ATGAATACGACACCGATTTCCGGCTATTTGCGCGCGGACGGACGCAAAGGCATACGCAATATTGTGGTCGTCGCTTATATGGTGGAGTGCGCGCATCATGTGGCTCGCCATGTGGTGAATATGTTTCCCAACCAGCCGGTACATCTGATCGGATTTGCAGGTTGCTTTCCCAACGACTATGCCGATCAAGTCATGCGCCGTCTGGTGACACATCCGAATGTCGGTGCTGTCTTGATCGTGTCGTTGGGATGTGAGGGCTTTAACAAGCATGGATTGGCCGACGTGGCAGCGGCCAGCGATCGTCCGGTGCACACTATCACGATTCAGGAAAACAAAGGCACCCGCGCCAGCGTTAGCAGCGGTGTCGAATGGGTCCAATGGGCACTTGAGCATCTGGCACGACAGCCAAGAGTGCCGATGGGACTGGATGAACTGGTCGTCGCCACCATCTGCGGTGGATCTGACAGTACCAGCGGCATCACCGCGAATCCGGCGGTAGGCTATGCGTTCGATATGCTGATCGATGCCGGCAGTGCCTGCATTTTTGAAGAAACCGGTGAACTGGTCGGCTGTGAATACCACATGAAGAACCGAGCGGTGACGCCCGAACTCGGCGACATGATTGTCCAGACCGTCGCGAAGGCGGCAAATTATTACAGCATCATGGGGCACGGCAGCTTTTCCCCCGGCAATGCGGACGGTGGACTGACGACACAAGAAGAAAAATCCCTTGGAGCCTATGCAAAGAGCGGCGCATCGTCAATCTGTGGCATTTTGAAGCCGGGCGACCAAACACCTGGAGGCGGCTTGTATTTGCTTGACGTGGTGCCTGACGGCGAGCCGCGTTTCGGCTTCCCCAATATTTCCGACAACGCTGAGATCGTTGAGCTGATTTCATGCGGCGCTCATATCACATTGTTTACGACAGGACGCGGTTCGGTGGTGGGGTCAGCCATATCACCGGTGATCAAGGTTTGCGCCAATCCGCAAACCTATGCGCAGCTGTCGGACGACATGGACATCAATGCAGGTCGGATTCTGACCGGCGAAGCGACGATTGAGGAAGTTGGCGCTGAGATTGTGGATTTGGTGCGCGATGTCGCAATCGGTCAGTTAAGTCGGTCCGAAGGGCTTGGACATCAAGAATTCGTGCTTACCTACAAGCGATTTGAACCATCTGGACCGGGCTGCTTTCCGCTGCGTTCGATTTGA
- a CDS encoding aldo/keto reductase, whose protein sequence is MHAKDTFLLPRSRLRLTALGMGCAIIGGLYRPTSESEARAGLDGAWELGLRYFDTAPYYGFTLSEHRLGAALRERPRDEYVVSTKVGRLMKPDATVLPGENDWAAPLPFRPMYDYSYDGVLRSHEDSLQRLGLAHIDILFVHDIGRMTHGDKHVHYWKQLTTGGGFKALDELRRGGQVSAIGLGVNESEVVCDSMQEIDLDCTLLAGRYTLLEQASLSPLLDRCERSGNAIVIGGPFNSGVLVGNRKFNYMDAPAEIVQRVEQLEAVCRDFSVPLPAAALQFPMAHPAVVSCIPGGRDVTQLRQNVAWFDMPIPAELWSTLKSRGLIDERAPVPTRAQ, encoded by the coding sequence ATGCATGCCAAAGATACCTTTCTATTGCCCCGTAGTCGACTGCGGCTCACTGCGCTTGGAATGGGGTGCGCCATCATCGGCGGCCTCTATCGGCCAACCAGCGAATCCGAAGCCCGCGCCGGCTTGGATGGGGCTTGGGAGCTTGGATTGCGTTACTTCGATACAGCGCCCTATTACGGATTCACCTTGTCCGAGCATCGGCTAGGCGCTGCCTTGCGCGAACGGCCGCGCGATGAATATGTGGTCAGCACCAAAGTCGGGCGTCTCATGAAGCCGGATGCCACAGTACTCCCAGGCGAGAATGATTGGGCTGCTCCGTTACCGTTTCGTCCGATGTATGACTACAGTTACGACGGTGTTTTGCGTTCACATGAGGACAGTTTGCAACGCCTTGGGCTGGCGCACATTGACATTCTGTTTGTGCATGATATCGGTCGTATGACACATGGCGACAAGCATGTGCATTATTGGAAACAACTGACCACCGGCGGCGGATTCAAAGCACTTGATGAGTTGCGCCGCGGTGGCCAGGTATCAGCAATAGGACTAGGCGTGAACGAATCGGAAGTGGTCTGTGACAGCATGCAGGAAATTGATCTCGATTGCACGCTGCTGGCCGGCCGCTATACTTTGCTTGAACAGGCAAGCTTGTCGCCCTTGCTTGACAGATGTGAGCGCAGCGGAAATGCCATCGTCATTGGCGGCCCATTCAACTCGGGAGTTCTTGTCGGCAACCGGAAATTCAACTATATGGATGCCCCGGCGGAGATTGTCCAAAGAGTGGAGCAACTGGAGGCGGTGTGCCGCGATTTCTCAGTGCCGCTACCCGCTGCGGCTTTGCAATTTCCGATGGCGCATCCGGCGGTGGTGTCATGCATTCCCGGGGGCAGGGATGTCACGCAGCTCCGCCAAAACGTCGCGTGGTTTGACATGCCGATACCCGCAGAGTTGTGGTCCACTTTGAAATCGCGTGGACTAATAGACGAGCGCGCGCCAGTTCCAACAAGAGCACAGTGA
- a CDS encoding amidohydrolase family protein, whose amino-acid sequence MTEIHCDFLPTQLMPLLKQHNIDAAVLVQSLPKHEDTSFMLDLATRPSFIQAVVGWVDLKAADAVDKISALAANPKLKGLRPMLQDIPDDDWIADTALTPAIDAMRLHQLSLDALMLPRHLSSLTTRYPMALEKA is encoded by the coding sequence TTGACTGAAATTCACTGCGATTTTTTACCAACACAATTAATGCCGTTGCTAAAGCAACATAATATCGATGCAGCTGTGCTGGTGCAGTCCTTGCCGAAGCATGAGGACACATCTTTCATGCTGGACTTGGCCACTCGCCCTTCGTTCATACAGGCAGTTGTTGGCTGGGTCGACTTGAAAGCTGCTGACGCGGTCGATAAGATAAGTGCGCTTGCTGCGAATCCCAAACTCAAAGGACTGAGGCCGATGCTGCAGGACATTCCCGACGACGATTGGATTGCCGATACTGCGCTGACCCCTGCCATTGATGCGATGCGGCTGCACCAATTGAGCTTGGATGCGCTGATGCTGCCGCGTCATCTGTCATCACTGACGACTCGCTATCCCATGGCCCTGGAAAAAGCTTAG
- a CDS encoding Lrp/AsnC family transcriptional regulator, which produces MMTNGALKLDRIDLRILCHLQQNSRITNVVLADAVGLSPSPCLIRVKRLEKAGYISGYGAYIRLEKLADVQIVFTEVTLSDHRREDFAKFEAYLRNVDEIIECHLVSGGYDYLLKFMTRSVVHYQSVIESLLEQNLRIEKYFSYIVIKSPFIKHHYPLEKFIQT; this is translated from the coding sequence ATGATGACTAACGGCGCGTTAAAGCTGGACCGGATCGACCTGAGAATCTTGTGTCACCTGCAGCAAAATAGCCGCATTACCAATGTAGTTCTGGCCGATGCCGTAGGCCTGTCGCCCAGCCCCTGCCTGATCCGTGTAAAGCGCCTGGAAAAGGCCGGCTACATCAGCGGATATGGCGCCTATATCAGGCTGGAAAAGCTAGCCGATGTACAGATCGTCTTTACCGAGGTAACCCTATCGGATCACCGGCGCGAAGACTTCGCCAAGTTCGAGGCCTACCTGCGCAACGTCGACGAGATCATCGAATGCCACCTGGTCAGCGGCGGCTACGACTACTTGCTCAAGTTCATGACCCGCAGCGTCGTGCATTACCAGAGCGTAATCGAATCGCTGCTGGAGCAGAACCTGCGCATCGAAAAGTATTTCAGCTACATTGTCATCAAATCGCCGTTTATCAAGCATCACTACCCACTTGAGAAGTTCATTCAGACCTAA